A window from Vibrio cortegadensis encodes these proteins:
- a CDS encoding type B 50S ribosomal protein L31 gives MKPDIHPQYRTVVFHDTSVDKYFLIGSTLQTDREIKWEDGKTYPYYTVEVSSESHPFYTGKQRVIHKEGRVANFTRRFGSLNSVKQGEK, from the coding sequence ATGAAACCTGACATCCACCCGCAGTATCGTACTGTGGTATTTCATGACACGAGTGTTGATAAGTATTTTTTGATCGGCTCGACCTTACAAACAGACCGAGAAATTAAGTGGGAGGATGGCAAAACTTATCCTTACTACACGGTTGAAGTGTCGTCCGAGTCTCATCCATTTTATACAGGCAAGCAGCGTGTCATTCATAAAGAGGGTCGTGTGGCTAACTTTACTCGTCGTTTCGGTAGTTTGAATTCAGTAAAGCAGGGAGAGAAGTAA
- the ykgO gene encoding type B 50S ribosomal protein L36 yields MKVLNSLKSAKKRSPDCQIVKRKGRIYVICKSNPRFKAVQGKKKKN; encoded by the coding sequence ATGAAAGTATTAAATTCACTAAAGAGCGCCAAGAAGCGAAGCCCCGATTGTCAAATCGTCAAAAGAAAAGGGCGAATTTACGTTATCTGCAAATCAAACCCTCGCTTTAAGGCGGTTCAAGGTAAGAAGAAAAAGAATTAA
- a CDS encoding GGDEF domain-containing protein has protein sequence MDKFIAIFLSLITPSFLLLFHIVDFTSFIFQYATLIAVMIVFISGYESFIPIEKFGFLLFMLNKAFECIEEVQVLHAWLNNRQIIDFLFGDVLALTGVALVAIGVHSRLKHQKQQLNKDPLTSTYNKFGLEHITQSVLDKSKKTQSNTSILIIDVDKFKKFNDTYGHLLGDKALITVTNHLKNNIRAADYLGRWGGDEFVIICPNTSENEAIKLMKRIQNSAMKSLSIKAIPIRLSIGATTTNNSLDSFTQIFREADRALYQVKEQGRNGYKHYQN, from the coding sequence ATGGATAAATTCATTGCTATCTTTTTAAGTTTAATCACTCCTTCATTCTTACTGCTATTTCACATAGTAGATTTTACTAGCTTCATTTTTCAGTACGCTACTCTTATCGCCGTGATGATTGTATTCATTAGTGGGTATGAATCGTTTATTCCTATTGAGAAGTTCGGATTCTTGTTATTCATGTTGAACAAAGCTTTTGAGTGCATAGAAGAAGTTCAAGTGTTGCATGCTTGGTTAAATAACCGTCAAATAATTGATTTTTTATTCGGTGATGTACTCGCATTAACAGGAGTAGCCTTGGTAGCAATTGGCGTTCACTCTCGATTAAAGCATCAAAAGCAGCAACTCAATAAGGACCCACTCACAAGTACATATAATAAATTTGGTCTTGAACACATCACTCAATCTGTACTCGATAAAAGTAAAAAGACACAATCAAACACGTCTATTCTTATTATCGACGTCGATAAGTTTAAAAAATTTAATGATACATACGGACACTTGTTAGGAGACAAAGCTCTAATAACGGTAACAAACCACCTCAAAAACAACATCAGAGCAGCCGATTATTTAGGCCGATGGGGTGGGGATGAGTTTGTGATTATCTGCCCAAACACTTCCGAAAATGAAGCGATTAAACTCATGAAGCGCATTCAAAATAGTGCAATGAAATCACTGTCTATCAAAGCAATCCCCATTAGATTGAGTATTGGAGCGACCACCACAAACAATTCACTAGACTCCTTCACTCAAATATTCCGTGAAGCTGACAGGGCACTATATCAAGTTAAGGAACAAGGTCGAAACGGATACAAGCATTACCAAAATTAA
- a CDS encoding DUF5062 family protein, with the protein MSKSSKLRNEDKLVKKALDIGGKMAKMQGFNLPQSPQPDRVKAIYLFLVDAKQITPLPDGKLDGANIKHRLALWVHNALPDNDPLK; encoded by the coding sequence ATGTCAAAAAGTTCCAAGCTGCGTAATGAAGACAAACTGGTTAAGAAGGCGCTTGATATTGGCGGGAAGATGGCAAAGATGCAAGGCTTTAACCTACCGCAGTCACCACAACCTGATAGAGTAAAAGCGATTTACCTGTTTTTGGTCGATGCCAAACAGATCACGCCGTTACCTGATGGCAAACTCGACGGTGCAAACATCAAGCACAGGTTGGCTCTTTGGGTTCATAATGCGTTGCCAGACAACGACCCTCTAAAGTAA